In Hermetia illucens chromosome 1, iHerIll2.2.curated.20191125, whole genome shotgun sequence, one genomic interval encodes:
- the LOC119661578 gene encoding uncharacterized protein LOC119661578 produces the protein MPLLTTYFRGCLFLFLVAVFAEDHCSKPPPKFAPRECCEPVKWSESNVEDKCAGAPSAVCFTECIFNSTDIIQNDGPNATNIRTFFEIELKADPDYIPIAINNFEMCYSLVKRRMEDKDHQIDGCDTFPALIMECTIAQMFVDCPSEKWKSSEACELARKYYKRCPDRHFTTNA, from the exons ATGCCATTGTTAACTACCTATTTCCGTGGCTGTTTATTCCTATTTCTG GTTGCAGTGTTTGCCGAGGATCACTGTTCTAAACCTCCACCAAAATTT GCACCCAGAGAATGTTGTGAGCCCGTGAAATGGAGTGAATCGAATGTTGAGGACAAGTGTGCAGGAGCCCCTAGTGCTGTA TGTTTCACAGAGTGCATTTTTAATTCGACGGACATTATTCAAAATGACGGTCCGAATGCAACGAATATCAGGACTTTTTTTGAGATTGAGTTGAAAGCTGATCCTGATTACATTCCGATTGCAATAAACAATTTCGAAATGTGTTACTCCTTAG TTAAACGAAGAATGGAAGATAAAGATCACCAAATTGATGGTTGCGATACATTCCCAGCTTTAATTATGGAATGTACAATTGCGCAAATGTTTGTTGATTGTCCAAGTGAAAAGTGGAAATCCAGTGAAGCTTGTGAGTTGGCAAGAAAATACTATAAGAGATGCCCCGATCGACATTTTACAACTAATGCTTGA